Part of the Xenopus tropicalis strain Nigerian chromosome 3, UCB_Xtro_10.0, whole genome shotgun sequence genome, TGCCAAATCTTACAGACCAGGAAGAGAGTATAGAACCTCTACATGGCGTTCAGGGCAGAACACATACTTTAAATCTCCCAGAGTTAAGCAAACTAAATCTCCCAAGTCTACAGCCAAAACACAATGACGGTTCGGATGTCCAACCTCCAGTGGGAGCAAGATTATCGGCCTTTCAGGAGGTCTGGACAACAGAAATTCAGGATGCATGGGTGATATCCATAATTCTAAGAGGGTACCGCCTAGAATTTCGTCAAAAGCCTTTGCTAAATCATTTCGTTTCTACCATTCTACCTCGCGATTCTCAAAAAAGAGATTTTCTTTTCCATTATGTCCAGCAGCTCATGCTAAAACAGGCAGTCACCCTAGTCTCACCTCCAGAGCAAGAAAGAGGATTCTATTCTCCCCTCTTCTTAGTCACAAAAGCTACGGGAGACCTACGTCCCATTTCAGATCTGAGGATGCTaaacaagtttttaaaaaaaaaaaaaaaaacagactttcaAGATGGAAACCTTAGCAACGATAAAGTCGATGATTCGTCCGGGAGACTGGATAGCCTCTCTGGACCTAAAAGACGCTTATTTACATATTCCGATTGCTCTGGAGCATCAAAGATTTCGGCGGTTTTGTCTAAAAGATCAGCATTATCAGTTTCGCTGTCTTCCATTTGGGCTGGCAACCTCGCCCAGAACCTTCACGAAGGTGCTGGTTGTAATCATAGCCAAGTTGAGAGGATATGGAATACAAATTTATCATTACCTCGACGATCTTCTTCTGGTGGCAGCAGATCCAACAATCTTACGTTCCAATCTTCAGAGGACCAAAGAAGTGTTGGAGAGGTTCGGTTGGATGGTGAATCTAGCCAAAAGTCAAGTGGTACCTGCTCAGAGGATGATTTATTTGGGAGCCCAAATAGACACCTTGTTGGGATTAGTATCTCTACCGAGGAAGAGGATAGACCACATCGTGCTTCAAGTGACACAATTCAGAAAGAAGTCGGCCACATCAGCAAAGAAGTTCATGAGTCTGTTAGGTCTCCTGACTTCAACTATTGGCCTTGTCAGATGGGCCAAATGGAAAATGAGACCTATCCAATTATCCTTTCTGAGTCTATGGAATTCAGTGGACCAGAATTGGTCACAAACAATTCAGATTACCCTAAAGTGCAAGAGACAGTTTCTCCCCCTGGAGAATCCCGAGTGGATAGAGATATACACGGACGCTTCAGGCCTAGGTTGGGGAGCACATCTCCTCAATTTTTCATCTCAGGGGAGATGGAGGGAAGACCTTCGAGAATTCCGTCCAACATCTTGGAGCTCAGAGCAATTTTTCAGGCACTTGTCTCTTTCAGGGTAATTCTCCAGGGTTCTGCTGTCAAGGTGAGGACAGACAATGCTGCTGCAGCAGCTTACATCAGAGAACAAGGAGGAACGAGGAGCAGGTCACTCCTCAGGGAAGTTGGTCCAATTATGGAGTGGGCTCAATATCATCTCTTAGACTTGACAGCCCAATATGTTCCAGGTAAGGAGAATGTGCAAGCAGACTGTCTCAGTCGGAGACTTTTGCTCAAGGGGGAGTGGGCATTGAATCCAGCAGTGTTCTCTTGGATAATCTCCGTCTGGGGTTGTCCGGAAGTGGATCTAATGGCGACCCATGTGAATGCCAAACTTCCAGTGTTCTACTCCAGAGTCCCCTCTCCAGGTGCAGCGGCAGTGGACGCTTTATCGCAGAGTTGGGAAGGCCTATTCGCGTACATTTTCCCTCCGATTCCTATCATTCTGAAAGTTCTGTTGAAAATCCGGCAATCCAAAATGACGGTGATTGCAATTCTCCCAGATTGGCCGAGGAGGCCTTGGTATCCTTTGTTGAGAAGCCTCTCAGTATCTTGCCCATTACATCTCCCACAGAGCAGGGATTTATTGATTCAGGGCAGATGGGAACATCCAGATCCAGCAAGTCTCAATTTGAAGGCCTGGAAGTTGAGAGGAGGATCCTAAGGGAGTTAGGATGCTTGGAGGCGGTAATTGATACATTGGTTAAGGCCAGAAAACACAATACCATGGGTAAGTACCATAAAATCTGGGACATCTTTCCGTGCCTGGGCAGTGGAGAGATCCTTGGATCCAATGAACCCTTCAGTGGGAAACATTTTAGATTTTCTGCAAGCCGGTCTTGATAGGGGATTGAGCTTAAGTACACGGAAGGGTCAAGTGTCCGCTTTATCAGCAATTCTAGAGAAGAAATGGGCAAAAGACCCATTAATAATAAGTTTTTTCAAGCAGTAAATAGAGTTCGACCTCCAAGGAAAAGTACATTTCCAGCGTGGGACCTTCCGCTTGTTCTGAAGGCACTGTCTTTGCCGCCATTTGAACCTCTAGATCAGGTATCATGTTGGTTCATGactctaaaaacattttttctagtGGCTCTTACGTCAGCACGAAGAGTTTGTGAGCTTCAAGCTCTGTCAGTTGATCCTCCATACACCATTTTTCATGAAGGGAAGGTGGTACTAAGACCTGTTCTCAGTTTCTTACCTAAAGTTGTGTCTAAATTCCATATTAATGAGCCAATCTGTCTCCTTAGATTTTTCTACAGCTCAGAATCAATTATCTACACTGGACGTGAAGAGATGTCTTAAGACTTATATTGACAGAACTGAGGAAATCAGAAAATCAAGAAAATTGTTTGTAATCCCAGCAGGGAAAAGAAAAGGCGAAGCAGCGTCCAAATCAACTCTGAGTGCTTGGATAGTCAAGGTAATTTCCAAAGCGTACGAACAACAGGGCAGGACACCGCCGGAAGGAGTAAGGTCTCACTCTACCAGAGGTATGGCAGCTTCATGGGCAGCAGAGGCAGGAGTATCTTCGGAGATGATCTGCAAAGCAGCAACCTGGGCTACGCCTAATACTTTCATTAAACATTATAAATTGGACATTTTGTCCAGGGCCCAAGCTAACTTTGGGCAATCTAATATTTCTTCAGCAAGGGCTGTAAATTAAAATAGTTAAGCATGACTTGACTCCCTCCCTTATTGTTGATTGCTTGGGTATAACCCATCAGTAAAGATTTTATGTTGacggaggatggccaggaaaagagaaaatcATTTCATACTTacagagattttcttttcctggccatcctcctcGTCAACATACCCCCCCGAAACTGGGACTTGATAATTAGACTGTCTTGGGTTGGTAggaggagggatttatagggttgGAAAATTAACCCTTTCTTCTGTCCAGGCTGGGAACCAGCAGGGAAACCCATCAGTAAAGATTTTATGTTGACgaggaggatggccaggaaaagaaaatctctgtAAGTATGAAATgattttctcttttcctggccTTCCCCCTTGTCAACAGAAcctgcctttgttttcttgtttctcgCTTCTTAATTGGACTGGAGCAGATTGGGAAGCTTTATTGGCTTGCAGTTGTAACCCTGTTTCTTCTGTCCAGGtggtttgggggtggggaaatagccatcagtctgttttgtttttttcccttcatgtgGTCAAGGAAGATGGCCAGGCAAAGAAAATGCCTGGCAAGTAggctaatgtttgtttttcttttctcgctgtttcaatctatctaacatgggaaaaaaacataccccGCCACAAGTACCCCAGGCGGGACACTGACCCACCATCCCTGCTGACCATTTTGGCTGACAGTTGTCCACAGTTCAGGATGAAAATGATGTTTGCGGCGAGAAAGGTTTCCTGATGTTGTGCCGTTTATTGTTAGAAGAGTCACCTGATGTGTCTATGGCGGAGCACGGTTTCCAGACCTGACGAAAGCTAATAAACCCTTGCCGTGCTTTTTCCTGCAAGGCTTAAGTTTTACCTGGACTAGAAACTTGAATGGAGAATGCCGCCGTCTCCTCCAATCCACTTTACATAAAGGATGCACCGTGAGTACCCCagatgggactcgaacccacaatccctggcttaggaggccagtgccttatccattaggccactgggGCGCCCTTAGCTGAGCTTGTGGCTTATTGTTCTCTGTCAGGtactcaaaaaatttgcacaaattttagcaaataaaaaaaaaagagcatcatagacaacatttgtggaaaacgatgctgaaaaaaacagtcaaaagtctttgtctgcccctcttgcaattttttgaagtacgtacgccaattaaggatgaagggtaaagggccgttttacatgttaatgttagtaaaatgtgtgaccaaaaaacccttatactggccccatgtttagccagtgcatgatctagccaagatggtggcagcccattgttctgttttcccgccgaaagggttttaaacaaagaagctcccataagtcccctccagaggagctgggcaagtccctcctaggttaaacccctcccctaatgatgctgcaggggaccctgccaattggagctgctagggttgggttaagcagaagcagggtcagcctcctaaccaatcaatcctagggggtgtggaaaagaggggaggtaccagcagcagggtagaaaacccagaggttgtgggtggagaaggagcttttggttcatctgggtgtaacctcgctacggcaggacaccctcccctgcggttccttgggatccatcctagctcaggcaggaagattccctccaactggattaccctaacccctgtggaaggactgtttgcccctggaaccaaggtagtgtgtttctgtggaactacccaaaaaggaactttgtttattcccattggaactgcctggggaggctacccaggtaattgtgactgtctgggtgggacacctttgtgtattgggggttgggctgggagactcggcctttgttccctggagactgtgcagagggggtttgccctgaagactccctgtaggaggattgatgtaattgggacttgtggaccttccatgcgtattgccctttccctgtttatctacgttcggttgtaataaacccctgggaaacaacccctgtggcacgtgtggtatttccctgattgtgctagcggctcatacgtcatacgttgtgtgacatttCTGGTGGCAGTGGTGCGGATATGGATGCTAGCACATCAGGGAACTACTTGGACCTTACAGCTCATGAGCTCTCTGAGCTCCGGCTACCCACGCTGCAACGGCTCTGCCACCGGTGGGGTATTGACCCAGAGGGGAAGCGGAGACACGAGCTGATGGAGCTACTCACTCCCCATGCTCAGCCTACCCAAGAAGGCGACACCCAGGGGGACCCGGAGACTCCTGAGGGGGGAGAAGAGATGTCTAACTTGCATCAAGATGCAGCGGAGGGAGGTGAGGACAGCACTCTCACTATGTTCCATAAACACTTAGCTGCTATTGGCCCAGGCCTGTCCCCAGCAGAACGGCTAGAGGTATGGCGCCTAACTTTGCAGACCAATCAGCCTGGGCCCTTGAGCTCTGGGCCTGCTGTGGGGTCACCCAATGCTCAGCGGCGAGTGGTGAAATTGACTCATGCTGCTTTCCCCACATTTGATGAATCTAAGCAGAGCATAGACGGTTTCCTTCGCTCCTTTGAAGGTTTGTGTGAGGACCACCGAGTCCCTCAGGAGGAGTGGGTGCTTATACTGGCGGGTAAGCTCACAGGCAAAGCTAATGAAGTTTATCAGGAAATCCCTTATCCTCAGAGGGCGAATTATGGGGAAGTACGGCGGATACTTTTAGCCAGCTATTCCATTACGCCTGATTCCTACCGGAGAACATTCCGTAGCCTGGTTAAAATCCCTCAAGATACCTACCAGAACTTTGGTGGGAAACTACAAAGGGCATTTCGCCACTGGATACGCGGCAACAAGACCCACACTCTGGAAGACTTATGCCAGCTTATCCTTAAGGAACAATTCCTTGAACGATGCCCCACTGAGGTACGGGAGTGGGTAAGTGACCGCAAGCCAGGCACCCTAGATGAGGCCACCCAGCTAGCGGATGAGTATATTGAAAACCGCTCCCAGGCCCGCCCCCTTACCCTTGCTTCAGGTACTATGGTCAACACCCGTGGTCTGGACCGCCCCCAGCCTCCGCGGTTAAACCATTTACCTAATCGCACCCTCTCAGCACCTACTCGCGCAGCCACACCCCGGACCTGTTTCCGTTGTGGATCTCTGGCCCATTTATCTCCAGCCTGCCCTTTAAATCTACGTCCTGCCCCGCCAGGGCCCACAGGGAGGCTCTCTGCACCTCGGCAGGTCGCTGCTGTCTCTTCACCAGGACCCAATATTCGTCAGCAAGTTATCCAGACAGTACGGCAGCTTACCACAGACCCAGCGGTTGCCCCTCCCAGGCCAAGAGAGGATGTAATAGAGGAATATGTTGTCTTGGGGATGGGCTGGGACAACAGTGGACAGCCCAGAAAACATGTACTTCCTGTCAGGATCAATGGTAGGCAGGTGGAGGGGTTCTTAGACTCAGGATCATTTATTACCCTAGTGGAGCCCCATATTGTCTCTGCAGATGCAGTGATTCCTGGCAAAACTGCCCGTATTGTTCTGGCTGGGGGGCACAAACAAGATATTCCCCTAGCCCAGGTCACCTTGGATCTAGGACATGGGCCGTTTACTCATCGAGTTGGCATACTGCGACAACTGCCTGCTGAGATCCTCCTGGGCAATGATGTGGGCCATATTGAATGCAGCCTCTCCCGAGATACTAATGAAGTCAACGCTGTCTCCATGGATGCGCCACAAATGGTAAGAGAACCTGCAGCTGACTGTGACAGTCCCCCTACCCCTGACTTGCTCCACCCCACTACCTTTAGGGAAGCTCAGCACACTGACCCTACCTTAGAATGTATACGAATTAAGGCAGGGAAACCCCCAAATGAGCGAGGGGAACAGATTGTTTGGGAGCAGGGGCTACTCTATAGGATTGTGAAGGGGAACCCCAACCAGCCATGGAAGAGTTCCCGACAACTTATAGTACCCCTGAGTTACCGGGCTCAGCTTCTTCACATGGCCCATGAGATCCCTTTAGCTGGACACCAGGGGGTTACCCGTACTCGACACCGATTGACCCAAaatttttactggcctggcatctCACAGGAGGTGACGCGGTACTGCCGCACATGTGACAGCTGTCAGAGGACTGGCAGGGCCAATGATAAGCCCAAGTTTCCCCTCTGCCCCTTGCCCATCATCAGTGAGCCCTTCCAACGGGTGGCAGTTGATCTTATTGGGCCCCTTAGCCGGCCAAGCCATTCTGGAAAACAGTATATCCTCACTGTAATGGATTATGCCACCCGGTACCCAGAAGCTGTAGCATTGCGTAAAATTGATGCCCCCACAGTGGCTGATGCCCTTATCCAGATTTTCAGCCGGGTGGGCTTTCCTAGTGAAATATTGTCAGACCAGGGACCCCAGTTCACATCCCAACTACTGCAATGCCTGTGGCAGCGTTGTGGGGTCCGGGCGATCCACTCATCCCCATACCACCCCCAAACAAATGGTCTTTGTGAGAGATTTAATGGGACACTAAAGACCATGTTACGGACATTTGTGGAATCTGGCGAGAAGGACTGGGAGCGTTATTTGCCCCATTTGCTATTTGCCTATCGAGAAGTTCCCCAAGAGTCCACAGGATTCTCTCCCTTTGAACTGTTGTATGGTCGAAGGGTCCGAGGCCCCTTAGATTTACTATGTGAATATTGGGAAGGGGCCCCACAATCACAAGAAGTCCCCATAATCCCCTATGTATTAAAGTTTCGCCAGCGTCTGGAACAAATGACCAGCCTGGCACATGATCACCTCTCCGCAGCTCAGCAAAGGCAGAAAGTGTGGTATGACCGCAAGGCCAGGGAACGCAGGTTTATGGAAGGAGACAAGGTGCTTCTCCTAGTACCCCACACGTCATGACAAGCTCCAGGCTGCATGGGAAGGACCCTATGTGGTCACTCATAAGCTTCATGATACAACCTATGTGGTAACTCCCCCTGAGGACCCATCTCACTATAAGACTGTCCACATAAATATGATGAAGCCTTATCACATCAGAGAGGACATTGTTAGTGCCATATGCAGTGCACCAGTTGAAGGTACTGATGATCCTCCACTCCCCAACCTTATTGAGGAGGCCACTCCAGCCAGGGGAATAGACGCAGTTACCATAAGTGACCACCTTCACCTATCTCAACAAGACCAACTTCGTAAAATTTTACATTCCTATTCTCCCATGTTTTCGGCGAACCCAGGGCGCACCCACTGGGCTGAACATAAAGTTGATACAGGAACTCAGTTACCTATACGTAGCCCTGCTTACCGAGTGGCCGAAGCAGTTCGGCCAGAGATGAAAAGTCAGATAGATGAGATGTTGGCCTTTGGGGTTATTACTCCCTCCCATAGCCCATGGGCTTCACCTGTGGTGCTGGTGCCCAAGAAAGATGGTAGTACCCGATTCTGTGTGGACTATAGACGACTTAATGATGTGACCACCACTGATGCTTACCcaatgcccagggtagatgagcTCTTAGACCGGctgggaaatgcaaaatatttgactACCCTTGATCTCAGTCGCGGTTACTGGCAGATTCCCCTTGCCCCTAGTGCCCAGGAAAAGTCAGCCTTCCTCACCCCCTTTGGTTTATATCAATTTACGGTAATGCCCTTTGGTATGAGAAACGCGCCCGCAACTTTCCAACGCCTGGTGAACAGGCTGCTGGAGGGAATGCAGGACTTTGCTCAGGCCTATCTGGATGACATAGCTGTCTTTAGCCAGACTTGGGAGGAGCATCTCCAGCACCTCCAGCGAGTTTTTGCTCAAATTCAGGATGCTGGGCTTACCCTTAAGCCAGAAAAGTGCCACTTAGCCATGGCCGAGGTACAATACTTGGGACATAGAGTTGGGGGTGGACAGCTTCGCCCTGATCCTGCTAAAGTTGAGGCAATTTGTCAGTGGCCTATACCCAAAACTCAAAAACAGGTATTAGCCTTCTTAGGAACTTCAGGTTATTATCGGAAATTTATCCCTAACTATAGTACTGTTGCCAAACCCTTGACAGATCTGACAAGTCGCCAACGTTCTCGAACCATTGTGTGGACCCCAGAATGTGAGTCAGCCATGAACGCTCTAAAGCAAGCTCTGGCTAGTTCCCCTGTGCTGGCGGCCCCAGATTTCTCCCGGCGCTTCATTTTGCAGACTGATGCTTCCAATTTTGGCCTTGGAGCAGTACTTTCCCAAGTTAATACCTATGGTGAGGAGCACCCCGTTGCCTACCTGAGCAGGAAACTGTTACCCCGAGAGGCTGCCTATGCCACCATTGAAAAGGAGTGCCTAGCAATTGTATGGGCTTTACAGAAACTGCAGCCCTATCTGTATGGCAGAGAATTCACTGTTGTGACAGatcacaaccccctcagttggTTACAGAGGGTCTCAGGAGACAATGGGAAACTTCTAAGATGGAGCCTCCTGCTTCAACAGTATAACTTCACCATTCAACACCGAAAGGGAAAAGAGCATCACAATGCAGATGGACTCTCACGCCAGGAGGACTAACCGACCAGCAGTGGTTCCTGAGGCCCTCCCTAATAAAGGGGAGCCCCAGGGAAACCACCTGCGCCAGGGGGGAGAAGTGTGaccaaaaaacccttatactggccccatgtttagccagtgcatgatctagccaagatggtggcagcccattgttctgttttcccgccgaaagggttttaaacaaagaagctcccataagtcccctccagaggagctgggcaagtccctcctaggttaaacccctcccctaatgatgctgcaggggaccctgccaattggagctgctagggttgggttaagcagaagcagggtcagcctcctaaccaatcaatcctagggggtgtggaaaagaggggaggtaccagcagcagggtagaaaacccagaggttgtgggtggagaaggagcttttggttcatctgggtgtaacctcgctacggcaggacaccctcccctgcggttccttgggatccatcctagctcaggcaggaagattccctccaactggattaccctaacccctgtggaaggactgtttgcccctggaaccaaggtagtgtgtttctgtggaactacccaaaaaggaactttgtttattcccattggaactgcctggggaggctacccaggtaattgtgactgtctgggtgggacacctttgtgtattgggggttgggctgggagactcggcctttgttccctggagactgtgcagagggggtttgccctgaagactccctgtaggaggattgatgtaattgggacttgtggaccttccatgcgtattgccctttccctgtttatctacgtttggttgtaataaacccctgggaaacaacccctgtggcacgtgtggtatttccctgattgtgctagcggctcatacgtcatacgttgtgtgacaaaatggtatcaaggggaaaaagctgccgtgacccggattcgaaccggggttgctgcggccacaacgcagagtactaaccactatacgatcacggcaagccgtacgcttggggctgccagctctcgtgcaggttgtttgtatttttctctcggcacggttgttgtttgcattaattttctttttcaacccatttaaatgtttttagcagatttctgccgttaaagtggggcggtaggctccgcggctcatctggcgcttccagggtaacccgactgtgcaatcaacgtcacgttgccctgtgcgcaattccatacctttcaggctttcatcccttggctcccatgactttggactttatagcacatttagctaggaaccatttcctgttcctgagctccttctccttaccaaggacctcagattgaatggaaggacttgtccatttctacaaacacctctctgaaaagtgcagcgcccgaacagggacttgaaccctggaccctcagattaaaagtctgatgctctaccgactgagctatccgggctcCGTGCGCTGCACGTTTCTTGAAAGTTTTTGGCCCGACTCCGACTTTCTTTGCAACAGACAACACAAAGCAACACTGACCCCAAGGGGTACCTTATTTACaaattcttatttacaaaatgcagcaatgcatttagaaatgatgcccaacaggaaaattctttacaccccgcaggaggcagcaagacctttccattatttatttctcagtttctgatggtgctgtgtgaaaaaaagaaagctctCCGAGCCAGGCAGGAGTCGAACCTACAATCTTCTGATCCGTAGTCAGACGCGTTATCCATTGCGCCACTGGCCCGTGTCCAAAGGGCAAGCCAAATAGATCCTCTATGCGCAGTCACATCAATTGATTAATAATGttcaatggatactgtcatggttccCCCGTGTTTTCAAAAGCGAGGATGGGCAGGACAAGAGAAAATCCTTACCATACTTACCAGAGATGGTCTTTTCCTGGCCTTCCCCCTTGTCAACAGAAcctgcctttgttttcttgtttctcgCTTCTTAATTGGACTGGAGCAGATTGGGAAGCTTTATTGGCTTGCAGTTGTAACCCTGTTTCTTCTGTCCAGGtggtttgggggtggggaaatagccatcagtctgttttgtttttttcccttcatgtgGTCAAGGAAGATGGCCAGGCAAAGAAAATGCCTGGCAAGTAggctaatgtttgtttttcttttctcgctgtttcaatctatctaacatgggaaaaaaacataccccGCCACAAGTACCCCAGGCGGGACACTGACCCACCATCCCTGCTGACCATTTTGGCTGACAGTTGTCCACAGTTCAGGATGAAAATGATGTTTGCGGCGAGAAAGGTTTCCTGATGTTGTGCCGTTTATTGTTAGAAGAGTCACCTGATGTGTCTATGGCGGAGCACGGTTTCCAGACCTGACGAAAGCTAATAAACCCTTGCCGTGCTTTTTCCTGCAAGGCTTAAGTTTTACCTGGACTAGAAACTTGAATGGAGAATGCCGCCGTCTCCTCCAATCCACTTTACATAAAGGATGCACCGTGAGTACCCCagatgggactcgaacccacaatccctggcttaggaggccagtgccttatccattaggccactgggGCGCC contains:
- the LOC116409840 gene encoding uncharacterized protein LOC116409840 — translated: MDASTSGNYLDLTAHELSELRLPTLQRLCHRWGIDPEGKRRHELMELLTPHAQPTQEGDTQGDPETPEGGEEMSNLHQDAAEGGEDSTLTMFHKHLAAIGPGLSPAERLEVWRLTLQTNQPGPLSSGPAVGSPNAQRRVVKLTHAAFPTFDESKQSIDGFLRSFEGLCEDHRVPQEEWVLILAGKLTGKANEVYQEIPYPQRANYGEVRRILLASYSITPDSYRRTFRSLVKIPQDTYQNFGGKLQRAFRHWIRGNKTHTLEDLCQLILKEQFLERCPTEVREWVSDRKPGTLDEATQLADEYIENRSQARPLTLASGTMVNTRGLDRPQPPRLNHLPNRTLSAPTRAATPRTCFRCGSLAHLSPACPLNLRPAPPGPTGRLSAPRQVAAVSSPGPNIRQQVIQTVRQLTTDPAVAPPRPREDVIEEYVVLGMGWDNSGQPRKHVLPVRINGRQVEGFLDSGSFITLVEPHIVSADAVIPGKTARIVLAGGHKQDIPLAQVTLDLGHGPFTHRVGILRQLPAEILLGNDVGHIECSLSRDTNEVNAVSMDAPQMI
- the LOC116409839 gene encoding uncharacterized protein LOC116409839 — translated: MMPNLTDQEESIEPLHGVQGRTHTLNLPELSKLNLPSLQPKHNDGSDVQPPVGARLSAFQEVWTTEIQDAWVISIILRGYRLEFRQKPLLNHFVSTILPRDSQKRDFLFHYVQQLMLKQAVTLVSPPEQERGFYSPLFLVTKATGDLRPISDLRMLNKFLKKKKKTDFQDGNLSNDKVDDSSGRLDSLSGPKRRLFTYSDCSGASKISAVLSKRSALSVSLSSIWAGNLAQNLHEGAGCNHSQVERIWNTNLSLPRRSSSGGSRSNNLTFQSSEDQRSVGEVRLDGESSQKSSGTCSEDDLFGSPNRHLVGISISTEEEDRPHRASSDTIQKEVGHISKEVHESVRSPDFNYWPCQMGQMENETYPIILSESMEFSGPELVTNNSDYPKVQETVSPPGESRVDRDIHGRFRPRLGSTSPQFFISGEMEGRPSRIPSNILELRAIFQALVSFRVILQGSAVKVRTDNAAAAAYIREQGGTRSRSLLREVGPIMEWAQYHLLDLTAQYVPGKENVQADCLSRRLLLKGEWALNPAVFSWIISVWGCPEVDLMATHVNAKLPVFYSRVPSPGAAAVDALSQSWEGLFAYIFPPIPIILKVLLKIRQSKMTVIAILPDWPRRPWYPLLRSLSVSCPLHLPQSRDLLIQGRWEHPDPASLNLKAWKLRGGS